A stretch of the Planktothricoides raciborskii GIHE-MW2 genome encodes the following:
- the atpE gene encoding ATP synthase F0 subunit C: MDSLTAAASVIAAALAVGLAAIGPGLGQGNAAGQAVEGIARQPEAEGKIRGTLLLSLAFMEALTIYGLVVALVLLFANPFA; the protein is encoded by the coding sequence ATGGATTCATTAACTGCTGCTGCTTCCGTTATCGCTGCTGCTCTGGCTGTTGGTTTGGCTGCGATCGGTCCTGGTCTAGGTCAAGGTAATGCCGCAGGACAAGCTGTGGAAGGCATTGCTCGTCAGCCAGAAGCTGAAGGAAAAATTCGTGGCACCCTGCTGTTGAGCTTGGCTTTCATGGAAGCACTGACGATTTACGGCTTGGTGGTAGCACTGGTGCTACTGTTTGCTAACCCCTTTGCGTAA
- the atpA gene encoding F0F1 ATP synthase subunit alpha yields MISIRPDEISNIIRQQIEQYDQDVKVSNVGTVLQVGDGIARVYGLEQVMAGELVEFVDGTVGIALNLEEDNVGVVLMGEGHDIQEGSSVTATGKIAQVPVGEAMIGRVVDALGRPIDGKGDIHTTETRLIESPAPGIIERRSVYEPMQTGITAIDSMIPIGRGQRELIIGDRQTGKTAIAIDTIINQKSEDVICVYVAIGQKSSTVAQVIDSLQEKGAMDYTIVVAASASEPATLQYLAPYTGAAMAEYFMYKGKATLVIYDDLSKQAVAYRQMSLLLRRPPGREAYPGDVFYLHSRLLERAAKLSDALGGGSMTALPIIETQAGDVSAYIPTNVISITDGQIFLSSDLFNSGQRPAVNPGISVSRVGSAAQTKAMKKVAGKIKLELAQFAELEAFSQFASDLDAATQNQLARGQRLRQILKQSQNSPLPLNEQVAVIYAGINGYLDEIPADKVVEFTKGLREYLRNNKSQYCETVQKSKALDETSENLLKEGIKEYKQTFLATA; encoded by the coding sequence ATGATCAGCATCAGACCTGACGAAATCAGCAATATTATTCGCCAGCAAATTGAACAGTATGATCAAGACGTTAAGGTTTCTAACGTCGGTACAGTATTACAGGTGGGAGACGGAATTGCCCGGGTCTATGGCCTAGAACAGGTGATGGCTGGGGAACTGGTCGAATTTGTAGATGGTACGGTTGGCATCGCCCTGAACCTAGAAGAAGACAACGTGGGTGTCGTGTTGATGGGTGAAGGCCATGATATCCAAGAAGGCTCCTCGGTGACGGCAACGGGCAAAATTGCTCAGGTGCCTGTGGGAGAAGCCATGATTGGCCGAGTGGTGGATGCCCTGGGTCGTCCCATTGATGGCAAAGGTGACATTCATACGACCGAAACTCGTTTGATTGAATCCCCGGCTCCTGGGATTATTGAACGCCGGTCTGTGTATGAACCGATGCAAACGGGGATTACGGCTATTGACTCCATGATTCCCATCGGACGCGGACAGCGGGAACTGATTATTGGCGACCGCCAAACTGGGAAGACCGCGATCGCGATTGACACGATCATTAACCAAAAATCAGAAGATGTGATCTGTGTCTATGTGGCGATCGGTCAAAAATCCTCCACCGTGGCTCAGGTGATCGACAGTCTGCAAGAAAAGGGCGCGATGGACTACACCATCGTGGTCGCCGCTAGCGCGAGTGAGCCCGCTACTTTGCAATACCTGGCTCCCTACACCGGCGCCGCAATGGCCGAATACTTTATGTACAAAGGCAAAGCCACCTTGGTGATCTATGATGACCTCTCCAAGCAAGCCGTTGCCTATCGTCAAATGTCCTTGCTGTTGCGTCGTCCTCCCGGTCGTGAAGCCTATCCCGGAGATGTGTTCTATCTCCACTCTCGCTTGCTGGAACGGGCTGCCAAGCTGAGTGATGCTTTGGGCGGTGGCAGCATGACCGCGCTGCCCATTATTGAAACTCAAGCCGGTGACGTTTCTGCTTATATCCCCACCAACGTGATTTCGATTACCGATGGTCAAATCTTCTTGTCGTCTGACTTGTTTAACTCCGGTCAGCGTCCAGCAGTGAACCCCGGTATTTCCGTGTCTCGGGTGGGTTCTGCCGCTCAAACCAAAGCCATGAAAAAAGTGGCCGGTAAAATTAAGCTGGAACTAGCTCAGTTTGCCGAATTAGAAGCATTTTCTCAGTTTGCCTCCGATTTGGATGCCGCCACTCAGAACCAGTTGGCCCGGGGTCAGCGTTTGCGCCAAATTCTCAAGCAATCGCAAAATTCTCCCCTGCCTTTGAATGAACAAGTGGCAGTGATTTATGCCGGGATCAATGGATATTTGGATGAGATTCCCGCTGACAAAGTGGTGGAATTTACCAAAGGTCTACGGGAATATTTGCGGAATAATAAGTCCCAATATTGCGAAACTGTTCAGAAGTCTAAGGCATTAGACGAAACATCGGAAAATCTGCTCAAGGAAGGAATTAAAGAATATAAGCAAACCTTTCTAGCCACTGCGTAA
- a CDS encoding argininosuccinate synthase, which yields MGRATKVVLAYSGGVDTTVCIPYLKKEWGVEEVITLAADLGQGDELKPIQEKALKYGASESLVMDGKEVFVKDYAFAAIQANALYENRYPLSTALARPLIAKMLVEVAEKYGADAVAHGCTGKGNDQVRFDVAIAALNPNIKVLAPAREWGMSREETIAYGEKFGIPSPVKKSSPYSIDRNILGRSIEAGPLEDPWNEPLEEIYALTKAIADTPDQPDYVEIGFEQGIPTSLNGQTLDPVSLIVQLNEIVGQHGIGRIDMVENRLVGIKSREIYEAPGLLVLIQAHRDLESLCLTKDVAHYKRGIEETYGHLIYNGLWYSPLKLALDAFIQNTQERVSGTVRVKLFKGSATIVGRKSANSLYSMDLATYGAEDQFDHKAAEGFIYVWGLPTRVWSEKMRG from the coding sequence ATGGGTCGCGCTACTAAAGTTGTATTAGCGTATTCGGGCGGAGTCGATACCACCGTCTGTATTCCTTACCTGAAAAAAGAATGGGGCGTTGAAGAAGTGATTACCCTGGCGGCGGATCTCGGTCAGGGAGACGAACTCAAACCGATTCAGGAAAAAGCCCTCAAATATGGCGCCAGTGAATCTTTGGTGATGGATGGCAAGGAAGTATTTGTCAAAGATTATGCTTTCGCGGCGATTCAAGCAAATGCCTTGTATGAAAATCGCTATCCTCTATCCACCGCTTTAGCCAGACCGCTGATTGCTAAAATGTTGGTCGAGGTGGCGGAAAAATATGGGGCCGATGCGGTGGCCCACGGTTGCACCGGCAAAGGCAATGACCAAGTAAGGTTTGATGTGGCGATCGCTGCCCTCAACCCCAATATCAAAGTCTTAGCCCCAGCCAGAGAATGGGGGATGAGTCGGGAAGAAACCATCGCTTATGGGGAAAAGTTTGGCATTCCCTCTCCCGTGAAAAAGTCTTCCCCTTACAGTATTGACCGCAATATTTTAGGACGCAGTATTGAAGCAGGGCCGTTAGAAGATCCCTGGAATGAACCCCTGGAAGAAATCTATGCCCTGACTAAGGCGATCGCAGACACCCCCGACCAGCCAGACTATGTAGAAATTGGCTTTGAACAAGGAATTCCCACCAGTCTCAACGGCCAAACCCTCGATCCCGTCAGCCTGATCGTCCAACTGAATGAAATCGTCGGTCAACATGGAATTGGTCGCATTGACATGGTGGAAAACCGCCTAGTAGGGATCAAATCGCGGGAAATTTATGAAGCCCCGGGCTTACTGGTGTTAATTCAAGCCCACCGGGATCTAGAAAGTCTTTGCTTAACCAAAGATGTGGCTCACTACAAACGTGGCATCGAAGAAACTTATGGCCATCTAATTTATAACGGTCTGTGGTATAGCCCGCTGAAATTGGCCTTAGATGCTTTCATCCAAAATACTCAAGAGCGAGTTTCTGGTACAGTACGAGTCAAACTCTTTAAAGGCAGTGCCACCATCGTCGGTCGTAAATCGGCCAACTCTCTCTACAGCATGGATTTGGCAACTTATGGCGCTGAAGATCAATTCGATCATAAAGCGGCTGAAGGCTTTATTTATGTTTGGGGACTGCCCACTCGTGTTTGGTCAGAAAAAATGCGGGGTTAA
- a CDS encoding BolA family protein, producing the protein MVSPDQVEAMLKAALPDAEVQVQDLTGTRDHYQVVVVSSAFAGKTIVKQHQMVYGALQEAMSSEAIHALSMKTYTPEDWQQVTQAV; encoded by the coding sequence ATGGTTAGTCCAGACCAAGTAGAGGCAATGCTGAAAGCGGCATTACCGGACGCTGAAGTGCAGGTTCAAGATTTAACCGGCACCCGCGATCACTATCAGGTAGTTGTGGTTTCATCAGCATTTGCCGGGAAAACCATCGTCAAACAGCATCAAATGGTCTATGGCGCCCTGCAAGAAGCCATGTCTAGCGAAGCGATTCATGCTTTAAGTATGAAAACTTATACCCCAGAAGATTGGCAACAAGTTACCCAAGCGGTCTAG
- a CDS encoding F0F1 ATP synthase subunit B, translated as MGNFWLLAHAEAASKGGFGLNLDIFETNVVNLIIVIGVLVYFGRGVLGKILAERRETIASTIAEAEKRQKDAAAALAEKQQLLGEAQAEANRIRAEAETKAKAAKEVILAQAQKDIERLQAEAVQDLTAAQEKAIAELRQRVTAMALQNVENQLKTQLDEGKQQKLIDRSIALLGGGS; from the coding sequence ATGGGTAATTTTTGGTTGCTGGCCCATGCGGAGGCAGCTTCAAAAGGCGGTTTCGGTCTAAATTTAGACATATTTGAAACCAACGTTGTTAACCTGATCATTGTTATAGGTGTATTGGTTTACTTTGGCCGTGGCGTGTTGGGAAAAATCCTGGCTGAACGGCGGGAAACGATCGCCTCAACGATCGCTGAAGCGGAAAAACGCCAAAAAGATGCGGCTGCCGCTTTGGCAGAAAAACAGCAGCTCCTTGGAGAGGCGCAAGCTGAAGCGAATAGGATCCGCGCTGAAGCTGAAACAAAAGCTAAAGCAGCTAAAGAAGTTATTTTAGCTCAGGCTCAAAAAGATATTGAGCGGTTGCAAGCGGAAGCGGTTCAGGATCTCACTGCTGCTCAAGAAAAAGCGATCGCTGAATTGCGTCAACGAGTGACCGCAATGGCTTTACAGAACGTGGAAAACCAATTGAAAACTCAGCTAGACGAAGGCAAACAGCAAAAGTTAATCGATCGCAGTATTGCACTGCTCGGAGGTGGTTCATGA
- the purQ gene encoding phosphoribosylformylglycinamidine synthase subunit PurQ, which yields MKFGVLVFPGSNCDRDVVWVTEGLLKQPTRLVWHQDQDIADIDVVVVPGGFSYGDYLRCGAIARFSPVMNEVVKHAEQGKWVIGICNGFQVLTEVGLLPGALTRNRDLHFICDRAPLKVERTNLPWTSGYSPGEIITLPIAHGEGCYYADADTLKQLEDNQQVLFRYCTANGEINSEGNPNGSLNNIAGICNQKGNVVGMMPHPERAADRAILHPQRFANGGTDGLKLFQGILAAATAAVA from the coding sequence ATGAAATTTGGCGTGCTGGTTTTTCCCGGATCCAACTGCGATCGCGATGTGGTCTGGGTGACAGAAGGTTTACTGAAGCAACCCACCCGCTTAGTTTGGCATCAGGATCAGGATATTGCCGATATTGATGTGGTAGTGGTTCCGGGGGGTTTCAGTTATGGGGATTATTTGCGTTGTGGCGCGATCGCCCGTTTTTCTCCCGTAATGAATGAAGTCGTCAAACACGCGGAACAAGGGAAATGGGTCATTGGCATTTGTAATGGCTTCCAAGTCTTAACGGAAGTGGGACTGCTACCCGGTGCCCTGACCCGCAATCGAGATTTACATTTTATCTGCGATCGCGCTCCCTTAAAAGTCGAACGCACTAACCTACCTTGGACTTCTGGCTATTCTCCCGGTGAAATTATTACCTTGCCCATTGCCCACGGAGAGGGGTGCTACTATGCCGATGCTGATACCCTAAAACAACTCGAAGACAATCAACAAGTTTTATTCCGGTATTGTACGGCTAACGGTGAAATTAATTCCGAGGGAAATCCCAACGGTTCCTTAAATAATATTGCCGGAATTTGTAACCAAAAAGGCAATGTTGTGGGGATGATGCCCCACCCAGAAAGAGCCGCCGATCGAGCGATCTTGCATCCGCAACGCTTCGCGAACGGTGGCACTGATGGCCTCAAATTATTTCAGGGCATATTAGCCGCTGCTACGGCTGCGGTTGCTTAA
- the atpB gene encoding F0F1 ATP synthase subunit A: MDMIEVLNTFNLVPLAELEVGQHFYWQLGNLKLHGQVLMTSWFVIAVLIVASFAATRNIQRVPSGIQNVMEYALDFIRDLTKTQIGEKEYRPWVPFVGTLFLFIFISNWSGALVPWKLIHLPSGELAAPTSDINTTVALALLTSLAYFYAGLKKRGLGYFSKYIQPTPILLPINILEDFTKPLSLSFRLFGNILADELVVAVFILLVPLFIPLPVMILGLFTSAIQALIFATLAGAYIGEAIEGHGEEHHE, encoded by the coding sequence ATGGACATGATCGAGGTGTTAAACACATTTAACCTTGTTCCACTCGCCGAATTAGAAGTAGGCCAACACTTTTACTGGCAGTTAGGCAATTTAAAGTTACACGGGCAGGTATTAATGACCTCCTGGTTCGTAATTGCTGTACTGATAGTTGCATCCTTCGCCGCCACTCGGAATATCCAACGAGTACCGAGCGGCATCCAGAACGTGATGGAATATGCCCTGGACTTTATCCGGGATCTGACCAAAACCCAAATCGGCGAAAAAGAGTATCGTCCGTGGGTGCCTTTTGTCGGCACTTTGTTTCTGTTCATTTTTATTTCTAACTGGTCAGGTGCATTAGTTCCCTGGAAACTAATCCACTTGCCATCCGGAGAATTAGCGGCTCCCACCAGTGACATCAATACCACCGTAGCATTGGCTCTGCTGACGTCCTTGGCGTATTTCTACGCTGGACTGAAGAAACGTGGTTTGGGATACTTCTCGAAGTATATTCAGCCTACGCCGATTCTTCTGCCAATTAACATCCTAGAAGATTTTACCAAACCCCTCTCGCTGAGTTTCCGTCTATTTGGTAACATTCTAGCCGATGAATTGGTGGTGGCAGTGTTTATTCTGCTGGTTCCCTTATTCATCCCCCTGCCGGTGATGATTTTAGGGTTATTCACCAGTGCAATTCAGGCATTAATTTTTGCCACCCTGGCCGGGGCTTACATCGGAGAGGCGATTGAAGGTCATGGCGAAGAGCATCACGAGTAA
- a CDS encoding TIGR00725 family protein: protein MKKTIVGIMGPSLGATEINLKNAYKLGKLIAENGWVLLTGGRKSGVMDAASLGAKSANGLTIGILPEADTQNISDAVDIAIVTGMGSARNSINVLSSDVVIACGIGAGTVSEIALAIKANKPVILLNNEPESQVFLQYLSPKNVMIVTAPEEAIAQVRQLLNNQAATIKNQQSTNNNRIPTQQQ, encoded by the coding sequence ATGAAAAAAACAATCGTCGGCATTATGGGACCGAGCCTCGGTGCCACTGAAATTAATCTAAAAAATGCTTATAAACTCGGAAAATTGATTGCCGAAAACGGCTGGGTATTACTTACAGGAGGCAGGAAATCCGGGGTGATGGATGCGGCCAGTCTGGGGGCAAAATCCGCCAATGGTCTGACTATTGGGATTCTACCGGAAGCGGATACGCAAAATATTTCTGATGCGGTAGATATTGCCATTGTCACCGGGATGGGTAGCGCCCGCAATAGTATTAATGTGCTTTCGTCTGATGTGGTGATTGCTTGTGGCATTGGAGCGGGAACTGTATCAGAAATTGCCCTAGCAATTAAAGCGAATAAGCCAGTAATTTTGTTAAATAATGAACCAGAAAGTCAAGTTTTTTTGCAATATTTATCCCCGAAAAATGTTATGATTGTTACGGCCCCTGAAGAGGCGATAGCGCAAGTTAGGCAACTGCTCAACAATCAAGCAGCAACAATTAAGAATCAACAATCAACCAACAACAATAGAATCCCTACCCAACAACAATAG
- the purS gene encoding phosphoribosylformylglycinamidine synthase subunit PurS, with translation MTQKKYHAQIYVTLRPSVLDPAGTAVESGLKNMGYHNVEGVRIGKYIQLTITSATEEAARKQLDIVCDQLLANPVIENYCVELTEIGLLEEATA, from the coding sequence GTGACTCAAAAAAAATATCACGCTCAAATCTACGTCACTCTTAGACCTTCAGTATTGGATCCGGCGGGAACCGCTGTGGAGTCGGGACTGAAGAATATGGGATACCATAATGTCGAAGGTGTCCGAATTGGTAAATATATTCAGTTGACGATTACCTCTGCTACGGAGGAAGCCGCGAGAAAACAACTGGATATCGTCTGCGATCAACTTTTGGCCAACCCAGTGATTGAAAATTATTGCGTTGAGTTGACCGAAATTGGTCTGCTAGAGGAGGCAACAGCATGA
- the atpH gene encoding ATP synthase F1 subunit delta: MSIVQAQVLEPYAQALMSVAQTHNLTEEIGENVRSLLSLLQESAELNDLLANPLIKPDVKKAVINQIVGDQIHPYTVNFLKLLVDRRRILFLDGICQQYLAILRKLNQTVLAEVTSACELNDAQKQAVKDRVKAIANANQVELEVKLDNELIGGVIIKVGSQVIDASLRGQLRRIGMRLNSPT; encoded by the coding sequence ATGAGCATTGTACAAGCACAAGTTCTCGAACCATACGCACAAGCCTTAATGTCTGTGGCGCAAACCCACAATCTCACCGAAGAAATCGGGGAAAATGTGCGTTCTTTGCTGAGTCTACTGCAAGAGTCCGCCGAACTCAATGACCTTTTGGCCAATCCTTTGATTAAGCCAGATGTCAAGAAAGCGGTGATTAACCAGATTGTAGGCGATCAAATTCATCCCTACACCGTGAACTTTTTGAAACTGCTGGTTGATCGCAGACGCATCCTATTTTTAGACGGAATTTGCCAACAATATCTGGCAATTCTCCGTAAGCTGAATCAAACGGTACTCGCTGAAGTCACAAGTGCTTGCGAACTAAACGATGCCCAAAAGCAGGCGGTGAAAGATCGGGTCAAAGCGATCGCCAACGCCAATCAGGTGGAACTCGAAGTCAAGCTGGACAATGAATTAATTGGGGGTGTGATTATTAAAGTCGGCTCTCAAGTCATTGATGCGAGTTTGCGGGGACAACTGCGGCGAATTGGGATGCGTTTGAATAGTCCGACATAA
- a CDS encoding ATP synthase subunit I, producing the protein MNLPDNSPEPTLAAAEQLTTSEAADNQPNAAMQDYYDLQNQLLLVTLAMTAIIFMSTWWGYSLNMALNYLLGAIAGVVYLRMLARDVGKINGSAPPLISGRLGLFVGLMILATQLNQLQIIPIFLGFLTYKAAIIVYVLRTTLLPESK; encoded by the coding sequence GTGAATTTGCCTGATAACTCTCCTGAACCAACCCTTGCTGCCGCAGAACAACTCACCACCAGTGAGGCTGCGGACAACCAGCCAAATGCCGCAATGCAAGACTATTACGACCTGCAAAACCAGTTGTTATTAGTCACCCTAGCAATGACGGCCATCATATTCATGTCAACTTGGTGGGGTTACTCCCTAAACATGGCATTGAATTATTTGCTCGGCGCGATCGCAGGTGTGGTTTACTTGAGAATGTTGGCAAGAGACGTTGGGAAAATAAACGGTTCCGCTCCGCCATTAATCTCTGGCAGGCTAGGGCTGTTTGTTGGCTTGATGATACTGGCCACCCAATTGAATCAGCTACAGATAATTCCCATATTTTTGGGATTTCTGACTTATAAAGCTGCGATCATCGTCTATGTATTGCGAACGACCCTTCTGCCTGAATCTAAGTAA
- a CDS encoding F0F1 ATP synthase subunit B' produces the protein MTHWTILLAVEEAAEGGLFDFNATLPFMALQFLILAAILNAIFYKPLTQAIDERDEYIRSNKQEAKERLAKAEQLAKQYEQELASSRKQAQQIIAQAQADAQKMAASEIAAAMQAAQNQREQAQKEINQQKQEALASLEQQVDALSRQILERLLGSELVNS, from the coding sequence ATGACGCACTGGACAATCCTACTAGCCGTAGAAGAGGCTGCGGAAGGTGGGCTGTTTGATTTTAACGCCACCTTGCCTTTCATGGCATTACAATTTCTGATTCTGGCGGCTATCTTAAACGCAATCTTTTACAAGCCCCTTACTCAAGCAATTGATGAGCGAGACGAATATATCCGCTCTAACAAACAAGAGGCGAAAGAACGCTTGGCCAAAGCTGAACAACTCGCTAAACAATATGAGCAAGAGCTTGCCAGTAGCCGTAAGCAGGCTCAACAAATTATTGCCCAAGCCCAAGCAGATGCCCAAAAAATGGCAGCGAGTGAAATAGCCGCTGCTATGCAAGCAGCCCAAAACCAACGGGAACAGGCTCAAAAAGAAATCAACCAGCAAAAACAAGAAGCATTGGCTTCTTTAGAGCAACAAGTCGATGCTTTGAGCCGCCAGATTCTAGAAAGACTCTTAGGTTCTGAGTTGGTCAATAGTTAG
- a CDS encoding F0F1 ATP synthase subunit gamma has product MANLKTIRDRIQSVKNTKKITEAMRLVAAAKVRRAQQQVTATRPFADELAQVLYGLQSRLKFEDVDLPLLQKREVRTVGLLVVTGDRGLCGGYNSNLIKRAEARAKELKAEGLDYKFVLVGRKATQYFQRRNQPIDANYTGLEQIPTATEASQIADELLSLFLSESVDRVELIYTKFVSLISSRPVVQTLLPLDPQGLEVADDEMFRLTTRGGQFQVEREKFTPSVRSFPRDMIFEQDPAQILNALLPLYLNNQLLRGLQEAAASELAARMTAMNNASENASQLISTLTLSYNKARQAAITQELLEVVGGAEALNG; this is encoded by the coding sequence ATGGCAAATCTCAAAACGATTCGCGATCGCATTCAGTCAGTTAAAAATACCAAAAAAATTACCGAAGCCATGCGCTTGGTGGCAGCAGCTAAGGTGCGTCGGGCACAACAACAAGTGACCGCGACTCGTCCTTTTGCTGATGAATTGGCTCAGGTGCTCTATGGTCTCCAGTCCCGTCTGAAGTTTGAAGATGTGGATCTGCCTTTGCTGCAAAAGCGGGAAGTTCGCACCGTCGGTCTGTTGGTTGTCACCGGCGATCGCGGTTTATGTGGCGGTTACAACAGTAACCTGATCAAACGCGCTGAAGCTCGGGCGAAAGAACTGAAAGCTGAAGGACTCGATTATAAATTTGTGTTAGTCGGTCGCAAAGCTACTCAATATTTCCAACGCCGCAATCAACCGATTGATGCTAACTATACGGGTTTAGAACAAATTCCCACAGCCACAGAAGCTTCTCAAATTGCCGATGAACTTCTGTCTTTGTTCCTCTCGGAAAGTGTGGATCGGGTGGAATTAATCTATACCAAGTTTGTGTCTTTGATTAGTTCTCGTCCCGTCGTCCAAACTCTGTTACCTTTGGATCCTCAAGGTTTAGAAGTTGCTGACGATGAAATGTTCCGTTTAACCACCAGAGGCGGACAATTTCAAGTGGAACGGGAAAAATTCACTCCCTCTGTTCGTAGCTTCCCTCGGGATATGATCTTTGAACAAGATCCTGCCCAAATTCTCAATGCTTTGTTGCCATTGTATTTGAATAATCAACTGCTGCGAGGCTTACAAGAGGCCGCCGCTAGTGAATTGGCAGCCCGGATGACGGCGATGAACAACGCCAGTGAAAATGCCAGCCAATTAATCAGTACATTGACCCTGAGTTATAACAAAGCCCGACAAGCCGCTATTACCCAGGAACTCCTGGAAGTGGTTGGCGGTGCTGAAGCCTTGAACGGTTAA